A single Vigna radiata var. radiata cultivar VC1973A chromosome 8, Vradiata_ver6, whole genome shotgun sequence DNA region contains:
- the LOC106770659 gene encoding PTI1-like tyrosine-protein kinase At3g15890 has translation MNGTLQIAVKRLKMMTAKAEMEFAVEVEVLGRVRHKNLLGLRGFYAGGEERLIVYDYMPNHSLLNHLHGQLAKDCLLDWPRRMSIAIGAAEGLVYLHHEANPHIIHRDIKASNVLLDSEFEAKVADFGFAKLIPEGVSHLTTRVKGTLGYLAPEYAMWGKVSESCDVYSFGILLLEIVSGKKPIEKLQGGVKRDIVQWVTPHLQKANFTHIVDSKLKGRFDLEQLKSVIMIAIRCTESNPEKRPSMVEVVDWLKGAIGRRKKDIPNLEYDKYEENYGEIRITHSNLKIPSDDHKLRIR, from the exons ATGAATGGAACTTTGCAGATCGCAGTGAAGCGGTTGAAGATGATGACTGCAAAGGCAGAGATGGAGTTTGCAGTGGAAGTGGAAGTACTAGGAAGGGTGAGGCATAAGAATTTGTTGGGGTTGCGTGGATTCTATGCAGGAGGTGAAGAAAGGTTAATTGTATATGATTACATGCCTAATCACAGTTTGCTCAATCATTTGCATGGTCAACTTGCCAAAGATTGTTTGTTAGATTGGCCTAGAAGAATGAGCATAGCAATTGGAGCAGCTGAAGGCTTGGT GTATTTGCACCATGAGGCAAATCCTCACATCATTCATAGAGACATAAAAGCAAGCAATGTTCTTTTAGATTCTGAATTTGAAGCGAAGGTTGCTGATTTTGGGTTTGCTAAGCTGATACCAGAGGGTGTAAGCCATCTGACAACAAGGGTTAAAGGCACCCTTGGATATTTGGCTCCAGAATATGCCATGTGGGGGAAGGTTTCTGAGAGCTGTGATGTTTACAGTTTTGGGATTTTGCTTTTGGAGATTGTGAGTGGGAAGAAGCCAATTGAGAAACTTCAAGGCGGAGTGAAAAGGGATATAGTTCAGTGGGTTACACCTCATCTTCAAAAGGCTAACTTCACTCATAttgttgattcaaaattaaaggGACGATTTGATTTAGAGCAGTTGAAATCTGTAATCATGATAGCTATAAGGTGCACAGAAAGTAATCCAGAAAAAAGGCCTAGCATGGTAGAGGTCGTGGACTGGCTCAAGGGTGCCATtggaaggagaaaaaaagatATTCCAAATTTAGAATATGATAAATATGAAGAAAACTATGGAGAGATTAGAATAACACACTCCAACTTGAAAATACCAAGTGATGATCATAAACTTAGAATAAGATAA